In the Flavobacterium sp. J372 genome, one interval contains:
- a CDS encoding M12 family metallo-peptidase, with product MKKIYILTALFSAFSLFAQQKVAEQIQQLTAEGKSFKNTAPLSVITPQDNKAAVVRNATFAVIDEQLLKSIVTEAPETFSLSIPYNNRVVTVQLYKVDIFAPGFHIDTDKQANIAFTKGIHYRGIVERDMTSVASFNFFESEMNGIISSGEYGNLVVAKQLREDSGTYIIYSDANLAIPNTFACHTQDPEDVAPQRQSDSEQSIQSTRCVTMYFEIDYDLYQQNGSSTQQTGVWMTSVYNNVQTLFNNDNITTALRSFYIWTTQDPYTGDSSGDYLSQFGTLRPVFDGDLGQLLGIDPGGLGGVAVTIAGICSDNNFSYSDVFFDYANVPAFSWTVQVITHEFGHLLGSPHTHGCYWNGNNTAIDGCGSSQGYIEGNCAQGPIPTSSVKGTIMSYCHLVPNVGINFSNGFGPQPKQRILNHVEGSTCLSTDCINTCINTVNDFAITSVSTTEATITWTTINNSPGPWQAVRTAVSAPTIGWQTANTNSFTTTGLTPNTYYRLSVRPLCAFGQNPEIRNFIFATNPVDVCSGVQFTDTGGTSANYGNNQYLLRTYSPTTPGTKVRVEFQSFNTEADYDFLYVYNGPTATAENLINTYSGTNSPGTIESTAPDGSLTFKFISDVFSVAAGWNATVSCASLGTDDVTFANFSYYPNPSSGVVNIKSSETFTTVSVYNVTGQLLTKKTVNASEAAMDISSYANGVYFFRVANDNKQANFRIVKQ from the coding sequence ATGAAAAAAATTTACATACTTACAGCGCTTTTCAGCGCGTTCTCACTGTTTGCCCAACAAAAAGTTGCAGAACAAATACAGCAGCTTACGGCGGAAGGCAAGTCTTTTAAGAACACTGCACCACTTTCAGTAATTACACCGCAGGACAACAAAGCGGCTGTTGTGCGTAATGCTACTTTTGCCGTTATTGATGAGCAGTTACTGAAATCAATTGTTACTGAAGCGCCCGAAACCTTTAGCCTTTCTATACCCTATAATAACCGGGTTGTGACAGTTCAGCTTTACAAAGTTGACATTTTTGCGCCGGGCTTTCATATAGATACTGATAAACAGGCTAATATAGCTTTTACAAAAGGCATACATTACCGCGGCATTGTTGAGAGAGATATGACTTCTGTTGCTTCGTTCAACTTCTTTGAAAGCGAGATGAATGGCATAATTTCATCTGGCGAATATGGCAACCTTGTTGTAGCAAAACAACTTCGTGAAGACAGTGGCACTTATATTATTTACTCAGATGCTAACCTTGCTATCCCTAATACTTTTGCCTGCCATACGCAAGATCCTGAAGATGTTGCACCACAAAGGCAGTCTGACAGTGAACAAAGCATTCAAAGCACACGCTGCGTTACCATGTATTTTGAAATTGATTATGACCTTTACCAGCAAAATGGCAGCAGTACCCAGCAAACAGGTGTATGGATGACATCGGTATATAATAATGTACAGACATTGTTTAACAATGATAACATAACCACCGCTTTAAGGTCTTTTTATATCTGGACCACGCAAGACCCTTATACTGGCGATTCATCAGGTGATTACCTTTCACAATTCGGAACGCTAAGGCCGGTTTTTGACGGGGACCTTGGGCAGTTGTTAGGCATAGATCCTGGTGGGCTTGGCGGTGTCGCCGTAACTATTGCAGGCATATGCAGCGACAATAATTTCAGCTATTCCGATGTATTTTTTGATTATGCCAATGTACCTGCTTTTTCATGGACAGTGCAGGTAATAACCCATGAGTTTGGGCACCTTCTCGGTTCACCCCATACTCACGGCTGCTACTGGAATGGCAACAATACCGCCATTGACGGCTGTGGCTCATCACAAGGATATATTGAAGGGAACTGTGCACAGGGCCCAATCCCTACATCATCAGTAAAAGGCACCATAATGAGCTATTGCCATCTGGTACCAAATGTCGGTATCAATTTTTCAAATGGCTTTGGCCCTCAGCCTAAACAACGCATACTTAACCATGTAGAAGGCTCAACATGCCTAAGTACAGATTGTATAAATACCTGTATAAATACCGTAAATGATTTTGCAATTACATCGGTAAGCACGACAGAAGCCACAATAACCTGGACAACCATTAATAACTCACCGGGGCCATGGCAGGCTGTACGTACAGCCGTAAGTGCACCAACTATTGGCTGGCAGACCGCAAATACTAACAGTTTTACTACTACAGGCCTCACTCCCAATACATATTACAGGTTAAGTGTTAGGCCGCTTTGTGCCTTCGGCCAAAATCCTGAAATAAGAAACTTCATTTTTGCAACAAACCCTGTTGATGTTTGTTCGGGCGTACAATTTACCGATACTGGCGGTACTAGTGCAAACTATGGCAATAACCAATATCTTTTAAGGACTTACTCACCTACTACACCCGGTACAAAAGTAAGGGTAGAATTCCAGTCGTTTAACACCGAAGCTGATTACGATTTTCTTTATGTTTACAATGGGCCAACCGCAACAGCTGAAAACCTGATAAATACATATTCAGGCACAAACAGCCCGGGAACGATAGAATCTACAGCTCCAGACGGATCCCTGACATTTAAATTTATAAGTGATGTGTTTAGTGTTGCCGCCGGTTGGAATGCTACAGTTTCATGCGCATCTTTAGGTACAGATGATGTCACATTTGCAAATTTCAGCTATTATCCTAACCCATCATCTGGAGTTGTAAATATTAAGTCTTCTGAAACGTTTACAACTGTATCTGTTTATAATGTAACAGGGCAGCTGCTTACAAAGAAAACCGTTAATGCTTCTGAAGCAGCTATGGACATTTCGTCATACGCAAACGGTGTTTATTTCTTCCGCGTTGCCAATGATAATAAACAGGCTAATTTCAGGATTGTGAAGCAGTAA
- a CDS encoding LD-carboxypeptidase, translating into MAPLQPAINLLKSWGLNVVIGKTVGLSDNQLAGPDWQRATDLQQMLDNPSIKAIWTAKGGYGTAKIVDRVDFAKFKQRPKWLIGFSDVTVLHSHINNFDIATLHGIACISVSGATSEAIESLRKALFGEKLVYTIPAHEFNKPGKAAGELVGGNLSVLYSIIGSPSEADYKNKIIFIEDLDEYLYHIDRMMTNLDRNGYFKNVKGVLIGSFTKMRDNDIPWGHDAMEIIRDITKKYNIPICFNFPAGHIKDNRTLIMGKTVTLDVTASGTKLNFD; encoded by the coding sequence ATGGCGCCATTGCAGCCTGCCATCAATTTACTGAAAAGCTGGGGACTGAATGTTGTTATCGGCAAAACCGTCGGGCTGAGCGACAACCAGCTTGCCGGACCGGACTGGCAACGTGCAACAGACCTGCAGCAGATGCTGGACAACCCGTCAATAAAAGCGATATGGACGGCCAAGGGCGGCTACGGCACTGCAAAGATTGTTGATAGGGTTGACTTTGCGAAGTTCAAGCAAAGGCCTAAATGGCTTATCGGGTTTAGTGATGTTACGGTGCTGCACAGCCACATCAATAACTTTGATATTGCAACATTGCACGGTATTGCCTGTATTTCTGTCTCAGGTGCAACGTCCGAGGCCATTGAAAGTTTGAGGAAAGCGCTATTCGGCGAGAAGCTGGTTTATACAATTCCTGCGCATGAATTCAACAAGCCTGGAAAAGCCGCCGGTGAACTTGTCGGCGGAAATCTCTCGGTACTATATAGCATTATTGGGTCACCCTCTGAAGCGGATTACAAAAATAAAATCATCTTTATAGAAGACCTCGACGAATACCTTTACCACATTGACAGGATGATGACCAACCTAGACCGTAACGGGTATTTCAAAAATGTTAAAGGAGTGTTAATAGGTTCTTTCACCAAAATGCGTGATAATGACATACCGTGGGGGCATGATGCAATGGAAATTATTCGTGACATTACAAAAAAATACAATATCCCGATTTGCTTTAATTTTCCGGCAGGGCATATAAAAGATAACCGCACACTTATCATGGGCAAAACTGTAACGCTTGATGTAACTGCCTCAGGCACAAAACTTAACTTTGATTAA
- the rnc gene encoding ribonuclease III, translated as MGFIKKIFSKSRPPQEGGVFFDEMRKILGFDPVNLELYRRAFTHRSSNKLDENGHPINYERLEFLGDAMLGSVIAAHLYSEVPTGDEGYLTKMRSKIVSREHLNELGRDLNLITKVESKVSAQHFGENIHGNLFEALIGAIYLDKGFSHCETFIRNKVIIPYVDIPKLEGKVISYKSLVIEWCQKNKKPFNYEVFEDNGNEGQKHFGVKLSIEGKVIAKARATSKKKAEEKASQRAYFAFQEKINKK; from the coding sequence ATGGGTTTTATTAAAAAGATATTTTCAAAATCCCGCCCTCCACAGGAAGGCGGGGTTTTTTTTGATGAAATGAGGAAAATCCTCGGTTTTGACCCTGTAAACCTCGAGCTGTACCGGCGTGCCTTTACGCACCGCTCATCAAACAAGCTTGATGAGAACGGCCACCCTATAAATTATGAGCGACTTGAGTTTCTGGGCGATGCCATGCTGGGGTCGGTTATTGCCGCACATTTATACAGCGAAGTGCCTACCGGAGATGAAGGTTACCTTACCAAAATGCGGTCAAAAATTGTGAGCCGTGAACACCTGAATGAGCTAGGCCGTGACCTTAACCTCATTACTAAAGTAGAAAGCAAAGTATCGGCGCAGCATTTTGGTGAAAATATACACGGCAACCTGTTTGAAGCGCTTATCGGGGCCATTTATCTCGACAAAGGCTTTTCACACTGCGAAACTTTCATTCGTAACAAAGTAATAATTCCTTATGTTGATATCCCTAAGCTTGAAGGCAAAGTAATAAGCTATAAGAGCCTGGTGATTGAGTGGTGCCAAAAGAATAAAAAGCCATTTAATTACGAAGTTTTTGAAGACAACGGCAATGAGGGCCAGAAGCATTTCGGGGTTAAGCTTAGCATTGAAGGCAAAGTGATTGCCAAAGCCAGGGCAACCTCCAAAAAGAAAGCAGAGGAAAAAGCATCGCAGCGGGCTTATTTTGCATTTCAGGAAAAAATTAACAAAAAATAA
- a CDS encoding chloramphenicol acetyltransferase, with the protein MPTKINFSTYPRREHFEFFRKFEEPFFGLVVNVDLTKAYAAAKAGGHSFFLYYLHKLAAAVNAIEEFRYRIAGDDIVLHERIDVSATLTRDDNTFGFSLMEFHPDFAVFEQTSKAEIERVRTTPGLFTRKFEVDNLIHFSAIPWVDFTSLSHARSFTFPDSCPKISVGKMTDKDGRKVMPVSVHVHHGLMDGYHVGQFYDILQQRLDE; encoded by the coding sequence ATGCCCACTAAAATAAACTTTTCAACCTACCCACGCCGTGAGCACTTTGAGTTTTTCAGGAAATTTGAAGAGCCGTTTTTTGGGCTGGTGGTGAATGTAGATCTGACCAAAGCATACGCTGCGGCAAAAGCAGGCGGGCACTCGTTCTTTTTGTATTACCTGCATAAACTGGCTGCGGCGGTAAATGCTATTGAGGAATTCCGCTATCGCATTGCGGGTGATGATATTGTGCTGCACGAGCGTATTGATGTATCGGCGACACTTACGCGTGATGATAATACATTCGGTTTTTCGTTGATGGAATTCCACCCTGACTTTGCCGTTTTCGAACAAACATCAAAAGCAGAGATTGAACGTGTTCGCACCACGCCTGGGCTCTTTACTCGAAAGTTTGAAGTGGATAACCTCATACATTTCTCTGCAATACCGTGGGTTGATTTTACATCGCTGTCACACGCCCGCAGCTTTACATTCCCCGACAGTTGTCCGAAAATATCGGTAGGCAAAATGACAGATAAAGACGGCAGGAAGGTGATGCCGGTATCAGTACATGTACATCACGGGCTTATGGATGGTTACCACGTTGGCCAATTCTATGACATCCTTCAGCAAAGGCTGGATGAGTAA
- a CDS encoding aspartate kinase: MKTISSVVEHYIKTKPFLLSALSQGIINLTSLARNMMPELEAEIGKDVKQGAVVMSLKRLSEDLNFRVNHKIVKVLKGIGEITVRSSLTDYTFAVSDTILNKQAELIGYINTYPEVFYTSSRGVNETNVVVSSSMNTIVEKLFAGEKQIERTDNLASITVKLPKDNISTPGVYYYIFQRLAWEGIIINEVISTSYEFTILVNDEEVDLAFKVIKDLKSI; encoded by the coding sequence ATGAAAACAATTTCGTCTGTAGTAGAACACTACATTAAGACAAAGCCATTTTTACTCAGCGCCCTGTCGCAGGGCATAATAAATTTAACCTCACTCGCCCGCAACATGATGCCGGAGCTGGAGGCGGAAATAGGTAAAGACGTTAAACAGGGAGCGGTGGTAATGTCGCTAAAGCGCCTTTCGGAAGATCTTAACTTTCGTGTTAACCATAAGATTGTAAAAGTTTTAAAAGGTATAGGCGAGATTACAGTACGTTCATCACTTACTGATTATACATTTGCAGTGTCTGACACGATACTGAACAAACAGGCAGAATTGATTGGCTACATCAACACTTATCCTGAAGTTTTTTATACTTCATCAAGAGGGGTAAATGAAACTAATGTAGTGGTGAGCTCAAGCATGAACACCATTGTTGAAAAGCTTTTTGCAGGCGAAAAACAAATAGAGCGTACAGATAATCTGGCATCAATAACTGTAAAGTTGCCAAAAGACAACATATCAACGCCCGGGGTTTATTACTATATCTTCCAAAGGCTTGCCTGGGAAGGAATTATTATCAATGAGGTAATCTCTACGTCGTATGAATTTACTATTCTTGTAAACGATGAAGAAGTTGACCTTGCCTTTAAAGTTATAAAAGACTTAAAAAGCATCTAA
- a CDS encoding MBL fold metallo-hydrolase: MTVLIVFISIAVFFILFLKTERFGRRPSGRRLEEIRRSPNYKDGQFQNLEITPALAEGVSYFTVFEKFFFHQSKRSKPNQALPAVKTNLKILQPDENIIVWFGHSSYFLQADGKKFLVDPVFSGQASPVSFTTKAFAYTNKYTAEDMPEIDYLIITHDHWDHLDYDTVLNLKSKTKRIITGLGTGQHFERWGFDMSCVTELDWNASVQLFEGFEMTAVPARHFAGRGLKRNTSLWAAFVLQTPSFRLFLGGDSGYGTHFKTIGDAFGPFDIAILECGQYNEYWRYIHMLPDEIVKATTDLKAKKLMPVHWGKFSLALHDWDEPIHAICAEADKEKMPLFTPMIGEKAAFDNPDIIFKKWWEGLP, encoded by the coding sequence ATGACCGTTCTGATAGTTTTTATATCGATTGCGGTTTTCTTTATTTTGTTCCTGAAAACAGAGCGTTTTGGGCGAAGGCCTTCAGGCAGGCGGCTTGAAGAAATCCGGCGCTCGCCTAATTATAAAGACGGGCAATTTCAGAACCTGGAAATCACACCTGCGCTTGCTGAAGGTGTGAGCTATTTTACGGTTTTTGAAAAATTTTTCTTTCACCAAAGTAAGCGCAGCAAGCCAAACCAGGCTTTGCCGGCTGTAAAAACTAATTTAAAGATTTTACAGCCTGATGAAAACATAATTGTCTGGTTTGGGCATTCATCTTATTTTTTGCAGGCAGATGGTAAAAAATTTTTAGTTGACCCTGTTTTTAGCGGGCAAGCATCGCCGGTAAGTTTTACTACAAAAGCTTTTGCTTATACAAATAAGTATACTGCTGAAGACATGCCTGAGATTGACTACCTGATTATAACGCATGACCATTGGGATCACTTGGATTATGACACTGTTTTAAATCTGAAAAGCAAAACAAAGCGCATCATAACCGGTTTGGGCACTGGCCAACATTTTGAGCGATGGGGCTTTGATATGAGCTGTGTTACAGAATTGGACTGGAATGCTTCAGTACAGCTTTTTGAAGGTTTTGAAATGACTGCTGTGCCTGCGCGGCATTTCGCCGGCAGGGGGCTTAAGCGCAACACATCTTTATGGGCAGCATTTGTGTTACAGACACCATCCTTCAGGTTATTCCTCGGAGGAGATTCCGGTTACGGTACGCATTTTAAAACCATTGGAGACGCTTTCGGGCCTTTTGACATTGCTATACTGGAATGCGGACAGTATAATGAATACTGGCGCTATATACACATGCTGCCTGATGAAATTGTAAAAGCTACTACAGATCTTAAGGCGAAGAAACTTATGCCGGTGCATTGGGGCAAATTCTCTCTTGCACTGCACGATTGGGACGAACCTATACACGCTATATGTGCGGAAGCAGATAAAGAAAAAATGCCGCTCTTTACACCCATGATTGGTGAAAAAGCGGCATTTGATAATCCTGATATTATATTTAAAAAATGGTGGGAAGGACTCCCTTAG
- the pyk gene encoding pyruvate kinase gives MPTNKKTKIVATLGPACSTREVIKNMIDAGVNVFRINFSHADYTDVQERIDIIRGLNEEFGYSTSILADLQGPKLRVGVMKEDVVVAPGDIITFTTAEDILGTAERVYMNYKEFPNDVNPGERILLDDGKLIFEVVETDKNTEVKAKVIQGGPLKSKKGVNLPNTKVSLPALTQKDIRDALFAIKAEVDWIALSFVRTPKDLEELQDLIAEHSSYKIPIIAKIEKPEAVENIDKLVAFCDGLMVARGDLGVEMPAQEVPLIQKKLINRAKTARIPVIVATQMMETMITSLTPTRAEVNDVANSVMDGADAVMLSGETSVGNYPVQVIEKMTQIIEAVEDSPLIMVPQNTPQVRTKRFITKSICHHATQMANVIKAKAITTLTNTGYTAFQISAWRPNAQILVFTSNKRILTQMSLLWGVNSFYYDKFLSTDETVDDINEIAREKGFVEKGDFLINLAAMPVVEKGMVNTLRVSEIA, from the coding sequence ATGCCGACAAACAAAAAGACGAAGATTGTAGCAACGCTGGGCCCTGCCTGCAGTACAAGGGAAGTCATTAAAAATATGATAGACGCAGGCGTAAATGTTTTCAGGATAAACTTTTCGCATGCTGATTATACAGATGTTCAGGAACGTATTGACATCATCCGCGGGCTTAACGAAGAGTTTGGATACAGCACCTCTATACTTGCCGACCTACAGGGGCCTAAGCTTCGTGTAGGCGTTATGAAAGAAGATGTTGTAGTGGCTCCCGGCGATATCATCACTTTCACTACTGCTGAAGATATTTTAGGTACCGCTGAGCGCGTATATATGAACTATAAAGAGTTCCCAAATGATGTGAACCCAGGTGAGCGCATACTTCTTGACGACGGCAAACTGATTTTTGAGGTTGTTGAAACCGACAAAAACACTGAGGTTAAAGCTAAAGTCATACAAGGCGGTCCGCTAAAATCTAAGAAAGGTGTGAACCTGCCCAACACTAAAGTATCACTGCCTGCACTTACGCAGAAAGATATTCGTGATGCACTTTTTGCCATTAAAGCTGAAGTAGACTGGATTGCGCTTTCATTCGTGCGTACGCCAAAAGACCTTGAAGAACTGCAGGACCTGATTGCCGAGCACTCATCTTATAAAATTCCTATCATAGCCAAGATTGAGAAACCGGAAGCGGTAGAGAATATCGACAAGCTTGTGGCCTTTTGTGATGGACTTATGGTTGCTCGCGGCGACCTGGGTGTGGAAATGCCGGCACAGGAAGTTCCGCTTATACAGAAGAAGCTTATTAATCGCGCCAAAACTGCACGTATACCTGTTATCGTGGCCACGCAAATGATGGAAACCATGATTACCAGCCTTACGCCAACCCGCGCCGAGGTTAATGACGTGGCTAACTCTGTAATGGATGGCGCCGATGCTGTAATGCTTTCAGGTGAAACATCTGTAGGTAATTACCCGGTACAGGTTATAGAAAAAATGACGCAGATTATTGAGGCGGTGGAAGACAGTCCGCTTATTATGGTGCCGCAAAACACACCGCAGGTACGCACTAAGCGCTTCATTACAAAATCAATATGCCACCACGCCACGCAAATGGCCAACGTGATCAAGGCAAAGGCTATCACCACGCTTACTAACACAGGCTATACAGCGTTCCAGATATCTGCCTGGAGGCCTAATGCACAGATTTTGGTATTTACTTCAAACAAGCGCATACTTACGCAGATGAGCCTTCTTTGGGGAGTGAATTCATTCTACTATGATAAATTCCTCAGCACGGATGAAACTGTAGATGATATCAACGAAATAGCAAGGGAAAAAGGCTTTGTGGAAAAAGGCGATTTCCTTATCAATCTTGCAGCAATGCCTGTGGTTGAAAAAGGGATGGTAAATACCCTGAGGGTTTCAGAAATAGCTTAA
- a CDS encoding IPExxxVDY family protein produces the protein MAIHKLQIDDFITVDFELIAIHSALEDYRLAYFINSALGIMLERCENGIGIKVKDGETSFSRYDYEDADGCAWSLIQNKDKVISQHDGPASLFGEEEMKVVTNVHLLPEFKKVDYILKIENIPCNTEVDEIVESLLEIKHIATAYPVEHSKIKSKNNLIF, from the coding sequence ATGGCTATTCATAAATTACAGATTGACGATTTTATTACGGTTGATTTTGAATTGATTGCGATACATTCGGCTCTTGAAGATTACCGTTTGGCTTATTTCATCAATAGCGCTTTAGGCATAATGCTTGAACGTTGTGAAAACGGCATCGGGATTAAAGTGAAAGACGGCGAAACAAGCTTTTCGCGCTATGACTATGAAGATGCTGACGGATGTGCCTGGAGCCTGATACAAAATAAGGATAAAGTAATCTCGCAGCATGATGGGCCTGCTTCCCTTTTTGGAGAAGAAGAAATGAAAGTGGTTACCAATGTGCACCTGCTGCCCGAATTTAAAAAGGTAGATTACATCCTGAAGATAGAAAACATTCCATGTAACACAGAGGTTGATGAAATTGTGGAGAGTTTGCTCGAAATAAAGCATATAGCCACAGCATACCCCGTGGAACACAGTAAAATAAAATCAAAGAACAATTTAATTTTTTAG
- a CDS encoding YraN family protein translates to MAEHNDLGKLGEEAAVAYLRKHGYDILQTNYVFQKAEIDIIAQKGDVLAIVEVKTRSSLDFGLPQEFVKPKKIQLLVKAVNEYVQQNDLDAEVRFDIISVYNNNGNFEIEHLEDAFFHF, encoded by the coding sequence ATGGCTGAACACAATGATTTAGGAAAACTTGGTGAAGAAGCAGCTGTGGCCTATCTGCGGAAGCATGGCTATGACATATTGCAGACCAACTACGTGTTCCAAAAAGCTGAAATAGATATCATTGCACAAAAAGGCGATGTATTAGCCATAGTTGAAGTTAAGACTCGTTCTTCTCTTGATTTTGGGCTGCCACAGGAGTTTGTGAAACCTAAGAAAATCCAGCTGTTGGTAAAAGCCGTAAATGAATATGTACAGCAGAATGACTTAGATGCTGAGGTCAGATTTGATATAATATCTGTTTACAATAATAATGGTAATTTTGAAATAGAACATTTGGAAGATGCCTTCTTTCACTTTTAA
- a CDS encoding DNA adenine methylase: protein MAKNKLVSPFLKWVGGKRQIMPSIVELLPKKIDNYIEPFVGGGAVLFHLQPKKAIINDFNSELINVYNVIKHSLPELVEDLRRHDNEEGYFYKLRSLDRTKEFNDLTDVQKASRVIYLNKTCFNGLYRVNNAGEFNAPFGRYKNPNIVNEPTLKAVSAYLKNNDVQILSGDYEDVLKQADKKSFVYLDPPYDPVSESSNFTGYIQGGWDIMDQVRLRDACNDLNSRGIKFLLSNSSTQRIKDLYQDYNISTVMATRAINSDGDKRGEVEEVLIRNYE, encoded by the coding sequence ATGGCAAAAAACAAACTGGTTTCTCCATTTTTAAAATGGGTTGGCGGCAAGAGACAAATCATGCCTTCAATTGTAGAGTTATTGCCTAAAAAAATCGATAATTACATTGAGCCTTTCGTTGGCGGAGGTGCAGTCTTGTTTCATCTTCAGCCTAAAAAAGCGATAATAAATGATTTTAATTCTGAATTGATAAATGTCTATAACGTCATTAAACATAGCTTACCAGAATTAGTCGAAGACTTAAGACGACACGATAATGAAGAAGGTTATTTTTATAAACTTCGTTCGTTGGACAGAACAAAGGAATTCAATGATCTTACAGATGTTCAAAAGGCTTCTCGGGTTATATATTTAAATAAAACATGTTTTAACGGGCTTTATCGGGTAAACAATGCAGGAGAGTTTAATGCTCCTTTTGGAAGGTATAAAAATCCAAATATCGTAAATGAACCTACTTTAAAGGCAGTAAGTGCTTACTTAAAAAATAATGATGTTCAAATTTTAAGCGGCGATTATGAAGATGTTTTAAAACAAGCAGATAAAAAATCTTTTGTTTATTTAGATCCACCGTATGACCCAGTTTCTGAGAGTTCCAATTTTACAGGTTATATACAGGGAGGATGGGATATCATGGATCAAGTGCGTTTACGTGATGCTTGCAATGATTTAAATAGTAGAGGGATCAAATTTCTTCTATCCAATTCATCTACTCAGAGAATAAAAGATTTATATCAAGATTATAATATCAGCACTGTCATGGCCACTAGAGCTATTAATTCTGATGGTGATAAAAGAGGCGAAGTTGAGGAAGTTTTGATCAGAAATTATGAGTAG